The Candidatus Methylomirabilis lanthanidiphila nucleotide sequence ATTGACGAAATCCGCCACGCGATCATCGCGGCCAGCGCGGTTCCGGTCGGCACCGTCCCGCTGTATCAGGCGGTTGCGAGCGTGAATCAGGTAGAAGATCTTACCGCCGACGATATGATCGACATGATTGCGCACCAGGCCAGACAAGGCGTCGACTACATGACGATTCATGCCGGCGTCTTACTCGAGCATCTGCCGCTCGTACAATCGCGGATTACGGGGATCGTCAGTCGAGGCGGCGCCCTCATGGCGAGGTGGATGCTCGCCCATAACGCGCAGAATCCGCTGTACACCCATTTTGAGCACCTCTGCCAAATCTTCCGACAATACGACGTCAGCTTCAGTCTAGGCGATGGTCTGAGACCGGGCTGTACGGCGGACGCCTCCGATGCGGCCCAATTCGCCGAGCTCCGAACATTGGGTGAGCTGACGAAGATCGCCTGGGCCCATGATGTGCAAGTGATGATCGAGGGACCCGGGCACGTCCCGATGAACCAGATCGAAATGAATGTGCGGATGGAGCAGGAGATCTGCCAGGAGGCGCCGTTTTACACGCTGGGTCCGCTGGTGACCGACATCGCGCCGGGATACGATCACATCACGTCGGCGATCGGCGCGGCGATGGTCGGCTGGTACGGCGCCTCGCTGCTCTGCTATGTCACACCAAAAGAGCACCTCGGCTTACCCACGCCGGACGATGTGAAGCAGGGATGCATCGCGTACAAGATCGCCGCCCATGCGGCCGACATCGCCCGAGGTCGGAAGGGCGCGCGCGATCGGGACGATGCGATCTCTCGCGCCAGGTTTAACTTTGACTGGGAGGGCCAGTTTGCGCTGGCGCTCGACCCGGAGACAGCGCGCACCATGCATGATGAGACCCTGCCCAACGAGGCGTTCAAGCGCGCCGAGTTCTGCTCAATGTGCGGTCCGAAGTTCTGTTCAATGCATATCTCGTCGCATCTTGGCGAGGCATCGAGCGGCCATGAGTCATCGTAACGCGATGGAGGTTTGTCGAGAAAGTCGCCCGTTCTTGTCCTGAAATCCCCCCGCTCCCCCCTTTTGAAAAGGGGGGTTGAGGGGGATTGTGCGCGGGACATTACGACGTTCATGCCCATGGGCGCGCTACCGACGTATAGGATCTTACTTACATGACGGGCGCGAACTCCAAAGGTCCATCCTTCTGGGGGGGCTGCTACGGCTTCGCCTGGGTGGCGCTCATGCTCGTCCTCTTTGCCTTCATGCTGGCGGGGTACAGCGAGGTGTGGGGGGTGAGGGGGCTACTTGGAGCCACGGCGTTGCTGCCGCTCTCAACCGTCACCTATCCGATTGTGGCCTGGTACTATACCGGCGCATTCCCCTGGGTGTGGACGCTGGGGTTGCTGGTGGCGATCGGAATGGGTAAAGTCATCATGTCGGATTGAAAAGGCCTGCCGATGGAACAGCCGAGTCACGATGCAATCGTCATAATCTCCACCAGCGAGATCGATTCGAATCTGTACTATGCCACCCGGTTTGCGGCGCCGGACCCCTTTATCTTTGTCCAGGCCGGGGCCGAGAAGATCGTCGTGATGAGCGACCTGGAGTTGGATCGGGCCAGGAGCCAGGCGAAGGTCGATACGGTTCTCTCGTATAGTGCGTATGAGCGTACGGCAAAGCAGAAGGGCGTTGATGCGCCGTCCTTGCCGGATATCCTGGACCTGGTGCTGTGTGAGCGGGGCGCGCGTACGCTGTTGGTCCCCGGCAACTTCGGCATCGAGTATGCCGATGGTCTACGGGCAAAGGGCTATACGGTTGCCTGCAAGCTCGCGCCGTTCTTTGAAGCGCGCCTGGTGAAAAGCGAGGAAGAGATTGAGGCGATTGCTGCGACCCAGCGCGCCACCGAACAGGCCATGGGCGCGGCGATCTCAGCGATTGGCGCAGCCAAGATAGAGGATGACGGGCTCCTGTACCTCGACGGCGAACAGTTAACTGCCGAGGCGCTCAGGAAGATTATCCACATGACCTTGATGGAACAGGAGTGCGTCGCTCAACGGACAATTGTCGCGCCTGGCCTGCAAGGGGTCGATCCCCATCATCATGGA carries:
- a CDS encoding phosphomethylpyrimidine synthase; translated protein: MVVRMTHGAGGCATQMHYARQGITTPEMAYVAEREGLDGEVIRSEIARGRLIIPCNIYHNSLEPMGIGTVATVKINANIGNSALISDIDAELQKLKLAIRYGADTVMDLSTGGSIDEIRHAIIAASAVPVGTVPLYQAVASVNQVEDLTADDMIDMIAHQARQGVDYMTIHAGVLLEHLPLVQSRITGIVSRGGALMARWMLAHNAQNPLYTHFEHLCQIFRQYDVSFSLGDGLRPGCTADASDAAQFAELRTLGELTKIAWAHDVQVMIEGPGHVPMNQIEMNVRMEQEICQEAPFYTLGPLVTDIAPGYDHITSAIGAAMVGWYGASLLCYVTPKEHLGLPTPDDVKQGCIAYKIAAHAADIARGRKGARDRDDAISRARFNFDWEGQFALALDPETARTMHDETLPNEAFKRAEFCSMCGPKFCSMHISSHLGEASSGHESS
- a CDS encoding membrane protein; this translates as MTGANSKGPSFWGGCYGFAWVALMLVLFAFMLAGYSEVWGVRGLLGATALLPLSTVTYPIVAWYYTGAFPWVWTLGLLVAIGMGKVIMSD
- a CDS encoding Xaa-Pro aminopeptidase encodes the protein MEQPSHDAIVIISTSEIDSNLYYATRFAAPDPFIFVQAGAEKIVVMSDLELDRARSQAKVDTVLSYSAYERTAKQKGVDAPSLPDILDLVLCERGARTLLVPGNFGIEYADGLRAKGYTVACKLAPFFEARLVKSEEEIEAIAATQRATEQAMGAAISAIGAAKIEDDGLLYLDGEQLTAEALRKIIHMTLMEQECVAQRTIVAPGLQGVDPHHHGRGPIRANESIVIDVFPKSERTRYFADMSRTVVKGKASSKLRAMYRAVLNAQERGIALIRDGADGKVIHAAVNGVLERDGFTTGMVGGRMQGFFHGTGHGVGLDIHEPPRINKTSTMLRTGHVVTVEPGLYYLDAGAIRVEDLVVVTAAGCRNLTNFPKEISEFEID